tgttatttaaaaatatagaaaaaagaATAATAGGAAGAAACTAGAAAATAACCAATTTAAAAGTTTACATTGGTTAAAGATATTATATCAAATTGAATACATAATTATAGGTAAAAGGTTCATAGATTAATTAAACCACAacttacatttttttttcttttgtaatgCTACATAGAATTTATACATATATTTTGTGTGATAGTTGATTTCGATGGTGGTTTGGCCTGTGATATATTTGGATCTTTTGATCAAAACTAATTTATTCCAACAtcatctaaaataaataaataaaatttactaaGATAATTTCTAAATATTCCCCCATAAAGCAAAAATGTAGGTACCTTTTCAAACTCTTGTTAAACATTGATTTagaaatatttataataattaactttttttatttttttatcctactttccttttcttcaacatAGCTAATGGTTAGAACTCAAAAACTACATGAACACCTTTTTGTGCCCACTAGACTTTTCGTACATCATTTTAATCTGGCATTTCCTCCATAATATAAAATCATATGACTtatcattaaaaataataaaatatcttaTGAATGTAGTTGAATAGCTAGAAAAAATAAGACATTTTTGTTCAAATAACTATTAACTACCTCATGCCTCTCTATTCAACCTAATGGGTAAAAACAGTAAAAAGGGGAAGCAAAAGTGATAACTATCAATTTTTTGGAAATTATATAATTTAGGGGATACATTAAAACCACTTTTTAGTGTATCCTCAATATTCATGTCACAAAGAAAGATTTGTTATATTGAACCCTACTAAAAATTTCactttccaaaaaaaaataaacacaacttcatgaTTTCACCTTATTAGACTACCTATGGTTAAGAGCCTCTATGTCATTTCAAGATGCATATAATATTTTATGATTTATATGAGCAAGTAGGAGATATTTTAGAAATTTAACTAGGAGAACTATAGAAGAGATATGACTAACTTATGATGTATAAGAACATCTCATAAGAGGTTTGAATACATCAAAATGGAGTGCCTAATTTTAATGAATGTAATATTTGACCTTCAACATTACATACTATGTTTAGATTGGAATTGTAAACCAATTTAGGTTCCTAAAGTGGGTTCCCTAGTTTTGGTTTACATTGTATTGGTAAACATTAATGATTGCCTATATTTCCtacatttataatataatatattagatGTTTGGGTTGGACATATTATGCACTTGGGTGAATTTCTTTATGGAGAATCATtctaacaaaaaaatttaaaagtgtTGATATCTAGaggataaaattttaaatttttattttagcaCATTGTTGCTAATAATTAATTACTTTTGCAATTTCAAACCTTTTTTTTTCCTAGGGTATATTAGTGTTATTCCTTATATTGTGTTCATTTTATTCTTCTTCTAATTATTctatattattttttctatttttaagaatTTTACTAAATTTTTATTAGATCAAATAATTTGTACCATCTCTcctaataggattaattaaaaaaaaaattataattcccTTTATTTGGTATAAAATACTATTGGACATTTTCGATTATTAGAACCtattttattttaatcattattttgcaTGGTATTTTGTTGTAATTAATCTTGTTTTCAAGATAGAGATATGGAAATCACTTCTAAAATGGAGGCTTAGAATTCTAATGGAACCAACTTTGAGCTTTAAAAGGTCAAGATGGAGGATTTTATCTAGAGTCTTTTCATATGGTAAAATAGAGCTTATTTTTATCTGTATGGGATAATTCCTTGGACATGTAGAATTTGTACAAACATATCATCTTGTGAAACCTTATATAGTTATAAATTTGGGGGACTTGCCTCTAAAACAATACCTTAGCACATGCATGTATAGTAGGTATTCTTATATAACCAAAATTTCATCTAatatattaattcaatattaatgaAAAAGGAAATAATCTAATTAATGGTTGACTACAAGATCATAATATGTCAAACAATACCCCTAAGTAGCAATGAAAATTCTAAATCATGTCaaaaaaaaatgaatcaaatatctatataatctaaaatgggttagTAATAAAATTTGTACTTAATTGGACCTAGTGTATGGTATAAtactttttttctcaatttttttaaataaatcaataaaagttAAAAATTTCAATGAGACGTttctaaaaaaattacaaaacattAAAAATTGAGTATCATTTTGGCCAACATAAATATGactaaaaaatatttcatcaaaattttcgATTCAACTAAAAGACATTGTGAAAAAATCTAATGTATTTCCtttttataaataattatatttcatttttataaataaataattatttataaaaattttaaaatgttaAAAATTAATATTTAGCCAACCTAACTTGGTCAAATATAGTAAATTCAAATGTTTTTATTTTGACCTATAGCTAATGAATCCTAGGATGTGATGCATCTTTTTGGTTTAAAAAATAATGAATAGTTTGAAATTTAAGAAAAAATCAATTTGTATATATACTAGGAATTTAGAGTAACCTATTAAAATTATCATTGgtcatatattatatttttttgaatCTTGATAACTTTGTATGgaaacattttttccttttattaaatttGGTTACAAAAAATTATGTCAACTTCAAGCACAAGGTCATTCAAAATCTTATGATAATGTTAAATAAGAGTTTCGCCAATATTTAAGACTCTTTATTGCCTAACTTCAATATAATCCCAATAAATTTTTTAGAGGCAATCTATATTAAGTTATAAATATTTATACTTTTCCATCTAAATATAAAGCTAGGGACTTTTTCATTCAATAGGACTTTTCCATTTTCCCTATTTGTCCTGTCATTTTCTTATGCTCACCCTAATATGAAAAGGGTAGATATTGAGGTTTGTCAATCATGTGAAGAATTGGGGTGTTCAAAAGTTGAAATTTGAGTCCTTAATAGATCACTTTGCATAGTTTAATCAAAGGAAATATCATTTACTATGTTGGTCAATTGCCATATTCTTTATGTCCACCATATAGACTTGTATTGTGTTAAAGATATATAATACTATTTCTAATGAAATGATTTAAGGGAATAATAGCCACATTAAGGTCATGCAATTTTAGTACACGCCTACTCGAGTTTTCTAAAAATAATTGTTTGAAACCTTTTGGTAATGCCACAACCCTACCCAAAAGAATTACAAAATATCTATAGGATTATCCCATTGTAATTTTGAGACATGGAGGTGGTTAAACACATATGGGATTTATCTTTTCTTTAGGCATGAAAGACCTTTTCCTTCTAGAACAATTTCATCTTGATCAGTGCTAACACATTGGTTATTTGGACTAGGAGACCTTTACTACATAACAGATCGGTGCTTACGATTAGGGATGGGTTAGCATTAGAATTAATATGCATTATTGGGGGTTTGATGACGGGCTTAATAGTTTGGTATTAGTGTAGGTGGATATTTCACTTAGTGAGTGATAGATTATAAGGATTGATGGACGAGTAGATTGACTAAAATTGGAGTTATCGTGGATGAGTGGATTATTATCAAAAGGGGATGGGGGATTAATATTGGGATTAATATGGATAGATGGAGAATTGGATGGTTTAAGATTAATATTAATGTGGATAAATGGGGGATTTGATGGTTTAAGAATAGCATTAAGGTGGATGAATGAATTAAGATTTAGAGTGGGTGATAGATTGGCCATGTATGGTTCTTGAATGACTCCCCTGCCTACTTTTTCAAGGTTATAGTTTGTAGGAAGCTTCAATCCAGATTTTATAAGATACCTAATCATGACATCCTTGTCTTTCCTTTTGATATAATCCAAAAGATTTTTCACCTTTCTATAGGGATGACCAATAGATTTTGGTCTTCGACTAATAGAACAACTTATGTTAGGATGTCCTTAATCAATGGAATAAGATAAAGGAGCATGTCAACTTTTGATAATGAATGCATGTCAATAATGTAATCATTACATAAAAACTAACTTAGTCAAAATGAATCCAAAAATTAATAACCCCATTCAAAATTAATAACCCTATTCAAACCGACTTCGTTATTGAAAAAGCATACGACTGAATATGATTGCCCTATTCAAACCGACACAATACGACGGAGGAGTGCAAATTGCAACGGAACAACTACACTCAACAATAATAATTCATCAACTTATTAAAACTACACTCGATTTTAAATATTGAATTGGGACCGTCACAAATTTTAATATTGAATTTGGCCCGCCAATAAACAACACAGTCGGCAGGTTCTCCACAACACAATAATGGCCGTTCAATAATGTACAACTCTCTCAGATACCCACGAAGAGTTCTCAGTTGCAGCAGCTTATATAGCTTATTTATCTCTCAACTCATAATGAGCACTATATATATAGTATTCAATGAACATTAAAATTGTTTATAGCTATAGTACTTTCTGAAAGTCTGCAATTTATTTCATATCTTCTGTATTTTCTTAACTTCCTTCTCTAGTCTTCCATTTCTATTAGTCAGTAATCATGGTGTGCAAATCTTGTtgtaaagaagagaagaagaaaaaatataAGAGAGGACTTTGGACTCCTGAAGAAGACAGTATATTAAGAAGCTATATTCTCAAATACGGCTATGGATACTGGAGCCAAGTTCCTAAACTAGCTGGTTAGTTGGAGCTTGCAGCATTTTTTTCCCCCTCACTCCCCAAATCACTTTATTGCATAGTTTGTAGCCTTATATCTTATTGTGATCTTAGTTTATGGCCTTAGATTTTATTGTGGTCTTGAAATTTTGCAGGCTTAGGTGGATCAATTACTTGAGGCCAGGGCTGAAACGTGGGAGCTTCTCCCTACAAGAACAAATGATTATCATCAATACACATGAACTTATAGGGAACAGGTAATGGATCCTCTTAACATTTTAGACTAAGAAATGTATGGCATTTTATCAATCTGTTTTGATTACGCTAAATGCTTTTGATCAGAATGACGAATCAAAAGAACCAAGTTTATATAAATAAGTGACAAAAACACCGAACAACCCAGAACAACAGGAAACTGATATCATGTAGGAATTTGTAATATGTTACAGGTGGTCTGATATTGCTTCGATGCTTCCTGGGCGAACTGATAATGAGATAAAGAATTTCTGGCATACCCATTTGAAGAAGAAACTCAAAGTGAATATTGTGGGCAGTAATGGCGATGCCCACAAAACACTTGGCGAGGAACCTTTGGTGTGTAGCAGCAGAAGCACAACTATGGAAGCAAATGACCTGCAAATGGATTTTCTTGATTCAAAAGACGAGCTTAATTTGCAAAGCTCAACATCTACACTTCCTGTAAGTCTTCCAATGCCAATATCTACTAGGTGTTCAACAATGAACTCAAATATTGGGTTTGAAGATGTCAAGCCCAAACCTGCATCCAAAAGTGTCCCAGACGATAGCTCTTTGCTGGGTGTTTTGTTTTCCCAATGGTTTTACTCAGACCAGAAGGAAACTCCCACCATTGACATGGCTTGCGAAAGATTAGAAATTCCTGAAGAGTACCCACAATCGACAACAGGCTCAGAAAATTCCAGCTGCATGAGTTACCAGTCAGAGTTGTTTGCAATGTCAGAAATGAATCACATTACAAGTTCAGAATTCACCAAAGGACTACATAGGCCAACTGCAAACTTGCCTCCTCCTGATAGCTCTCTGCTATGTCATGAAACTATTGTCTGCAACGACATCTCAGCAACCTTGGATTACACAACTAGTGAGAACATTGCTGAATATTGGGATATCATGAACTACAATGAGGTCGATTTGGGGATCCATTGCGACTCTAATTTGCTTGAGCTCTGCTCTCTGCTGGATTTGGATTAAACGCTTTGCCTCAAAATATCTTAAATAGCACAGATTTCTCAACGCTAATAAAGCATGATGATTTCTTGGATTTCTTTGACTTCCATAAGAATGTTGTGAAAAGCATTCTTAAAACTTCCATACTTGATGTTATTAGAATGATGTTTCTAGTTTAGCAGATTTGAATCACGGTTAGGAATTAGCACACGTGATTCATGGTTAAGACAGATGATATAATATATTGAATACCTAAATTCATTATATCGATGAGCAGTGATTTCCATGCCTGTTGTGTATGTTATTATTTATATATTGCTACGAGTCAAAATTGGCATGATTTTGTGCTTCGGGAAAGCATATATTCTGGGATGTCCCTTCAATTAAAAAACAACGGACTGCTGTCTTCAATAAATTTTCCACTTATTTTTTATCATAAGTGGAACTGGAAAGAAgctcattttggttttggtttgcatGATGATGTCATAGCTGATTTTGTTACACAAATTATTTTGAGACACATTTGGAAAGTAAGGTGTACTGCAGTGTTTTCAAGCAATTATTTTCAGGAACTGATATTTTAATGCTTTACTCTAACATAGTTTTTCAGGTTGCCTTTTTGTTGTCACAGCTTCCAGACTTATCTAAGAAGAATGCTTCAGCCATGGAACAACTTCACTAATTCAAGATCAGGTGAATCAACTTCAGAATAGCTGCAATGTGAACTTGTGCAAAGTGTTTTGTCATTTTTCTTTGTTGTAATTATTCTTAGTGTGTAAGTGTTTTGTTATGTCTCTTCAAGCACTGCTTCGTGTTGGCCTATCGTATTTGTTTCTTAAATCATATGGTCTATCTATAACTCATGTTTTCTAGCGTAATGTATTCTTTCTTTCAGGTACAATTGAGGTAGCTGTTATTCCTTGTCATTCTGCTTTgtttcaatacaaaaaaaaaatgtcataTATTATCATTCGAGGAAAACACAATTTTTCATGCTATGTAGACTAGCAATTGAATGAAAAACATAATAATGCCACACTATAATAAAGATAAAATATTTTGTATATGAGGGTATAGTTGTCATATCATGATATGGTTGGGCTATATGTTATTCACTCAACCATTTATTTATCACCCCAACAAATGTGATGTTCCTATTGATTGAAATATATAGCTGGTCTCTTAGGTGGCACTAGGTGTGATTTTGGCATATAATTTCATGCTTGATTTATCTTTTTCATCATCAAGACCCTTCACATAATGGTTTTCTAAAAGAATGTACTATCAATGATGCCATGATGTGTGATAGTAATTAATCTTATTCACTTGATAAGGTCAATAGCCAATATTTAAATGCATCCAAAGCAATTAATGATTTCTCTAATAGTCTtcaaatatctatacatatattcaatggggttgcaagctaagtgggtttaaccttggagggaacttttTGGTTAAGCGTGCTTGagctggagtagtactgggatgggtgacctctcggGAAGTCCCAGTGCTTCacccctatgagcatcacctagatgcaatgagttctaagtggaccattcattctcatgagagatgggttcttgtgagccACTACTCGTGAAACATGCATCAacgagtttgactcaaaaactatacAATTGaaccctaatagcaatatcatagtttgacttgttgtggaaaatatcttctacttatcaattgatgagctaaaggggctctataattaatggttcataaggcacttgttgaaggttttgcaaatggggttgcaagctaagtgggtttaacttTGGAGGGAACTCCATGGTTAAGCGTGCTTGAGATGGAGTAATACTAGGAttggtgacctcccgggaagtcccaatgcttcacccctgtgagcatcacctagatgcaatgagttctAAGTGGATCATTcgttctcatgagagatgggtttttGTGAACCACTACGCgtaaaacatgggtcaatgagtttgactcaaaaactacacagttgaaccctgatagcaatatcatagaatTTTGTAGTCAAATGATTTTTACAGTTTCATGTTTTTTTATTAAATTGAGTAGGAAAGGGCCCTGCACCATTACATATCTATCACCAACCATCAAAAACATAAATTGGAACAAAACCAATCATAGAAAATAGCAAAACATGGCTACTAGCAAAGAAATAGCAAAGCTACAATGAAAAGAGTAACAACTAGTGTTCCACGGCCGCTGGGGACAGGGAGACAGGGGGACATAGGGACGGGCTTTGGGGAcagggggacaaagggaaaaagtttcggggacgagtttcggggacggggggacttgggcctgggAGGGGGAAACGTGTTTCTGTGGAACGCTGGTAACAACTTATTTTGAAACAAAGCTTTGGGACTGTACAACTTGTATCATAATTTAAGAAGAAGACGACTTATGATATTTCTTCCTATGATGAACAACTTTCCAATTAAATCCATCAGAACAATGCTAACCCATAGAATAGGGTGGATCATCAGAAATATAGTTAGAAGGATCAGCATTATTAGGGACAACATCACTACCATAAGAAGTTGATGAGATGGTAgcttttgcattttacattttgggACACGTATTAGGGGATTATGATTTTAGATGCTTGGAACATAGAATTGTGGGCTTTAAATTGGGTATCTATATTGTCAAATTGTGGGAcccaaattattattatatttttgaacTTGTTATATTTTTATTGTGATATTTGGATTAGTCAAATTTTCTATTGCATGGTTTTGGTTTCCAAGTAGATTTCAAAGTCATAAATTTTTCAAATTGCATAACCCTAACTTTTGTCTTTTCATTTATGGAATTTTTTCCTTGGGATGCAAGGAAATGTAAGAATGGATTTTTGAACCTTTATGAACTTCAAGATTGGGGATTTTTTGGACATTAGGATTTTGGTTTTTGGATTGGGGGTAGTAGACTTAGGTGTATGGATTTTGGATCCATATATTTGGACCTTGGCCTTTGAAATGCATGAGATTTTCAGTTTTGGGGTGTGGGTATGTTATATATTTAGATGACTTCCTCAGGATATGCTAATTCACCCAAGTATGTTTTAAATCCTATTATATGATCTCATAGGGAGGTATCATTTAGAAGTCCCATGAAGGTAACAATAGATTTATCATTGTGAAAAATATTGCTTTCTATGTGATTTCATTAATTGAGAGTGATCAAATCAAAAGGTGGATGGTTAAGATTTTAGTTCATCTACTCATTCATTAATCCTTATAATTCATCACCCACTAAGTCCAACACCCACCTACACTAATCCCAAACTATTAAGTTAGTCATAAAACCTATACAACAATACATATCAATATAATCCAAACCCATATGTCCCCATAGGTCCTAATCCCTTGACCAATATATAAAACTCTTAGTCCAAATAACCTTTGTGTTGCCACCTATCAAGAGGTTACCATTCTAGTAGAAGAGGATATTTCATTCCTAAAGAAAAGATAAATCCCATATGTGTTTGACCAATTCCATGTCTCAAACTGAACGAATGACGACCCTTATCTTCTTATATAAATCCTCCATTACCCAAAAATTCAAAGCCTAGACAAAAATCTAATCAAACCAATAACATTGATCACTCCAATTTAGCTCAATGTAGCTACACAAATACTATCCAAGGGCTAGCAGTAGAGAATCAAAACCATGAAACTAAGGAGTTGTGTTGAATCCCTAGCAAGCATAAGCATATGAGTACATGTCCAAAACATCACATATCAACCCACtaaaaggataaatgaaagaaATCCACCACTTTCATGCCATTGATAAGATTCAAAATCCATAAGcctcatcaaatccaaaaacatcccACTTATTGaaaattcaagttgaagatcactaCATTCAAGAGATAATTGTTCAATGCCACACCAAGATTAAATGAAAAGCACCCATATTACAAAATGACCATCAAAATCTTTATCCAATGTATATCAAACTTGTACACTACCAACTTAATGTCAAAGATCCCACATTGATCCCAACCAAGAATATGCATCCCACTACACCCTTATGAACTCCATCCGACAACCAAAATACTATCCATTGGACCCCATCACTTTTATTCAATGTagtttccttaaaaaaaaaaaactttggggTTTTAGAAAACCCTAAGAATGCTTAGCTTTTTCATGCTACTTTAAATGTAATAACTATTCTAGTGGAAGTAACAGATCCTTATTCTACTTTATAATAAATTTGTATTTGGTGACTTGAAATCCGATCCTAGCATACACATGAATTGGTTTGAGGATTCCTTGTTTATGAAGGCCTAATCCTTCAATATGATAAATCTTGACTTCTAGGTGTGATTGGAAATGAGATAGTTATTACATTTGAAATCATTAAATATAAGGTGAAACTTGCATAGCTTTTCGTTATTGAAAAAGCGTACGGCTGAATAAGAATACCTTCTTCAAACCAACCAATGCGTCGGTGGAATGCAAACCGCGTGGAGCAACTACACTCAACAATAATAATTCATTATACCAATTAAAACTACACGCAcaaatttaaatattgaatttggACCGCCAACGTATAAACAACACAGTCGGCAGGTAGTCCATAACACAATAATGGTCGTTCAATAATGTACAACTCGCTCAAATACCCACGT
This genomic stretch from Cryptomeria japonica chromosome 8, Sugi_1.0, whole genome shotgun sequence harbors:
- the LOC131054635 gene encoding transcription factor MYB10-like; this translates as MVCKSCCKEEKKKKYKRGLWTPEEDSILRSYILKYGYGYWSQVPKLADFIVVLKFCRLRWINYLRPGLKRGSFSLQEQMIIINTHELIGNRWSDIASMLPGRTDNEIKNFWHTHLKKKLKVNIVGSNGDAHKTLGEEPLVCSSRSTTMEANDLQMDFLDSKDELNLQSSTSTLPVSLPMPISTRCSTMNSNIGFEDVKPKPASKSVPDDSSLLGVLFSQWFYSDQKETPTIDMACERLEIPEEYPQSTTGSENSSCMSYQSELFAMSEMNHITSSEFTKGLHRPTANLPPPDSSLLCHETIVCNDISATLDYTTSENIAEYWDIMNYNEVDLGIHCDSNLLELCSLLDLD